In a single window of the Agromyces sp. H17E-10 genome:
- a CDS encoding Fur family transcriptional regulator, with translation MMKRNTWQREAVREALDTTEGFISAQALHSALHASGSPIGLATVYRALGDLASSGEADSLQSPEGEALYRACSTTGHHHHLICRNCGLTVEIEATEVEAWAKGVAAEHGFTQAAHVVDVFGLCANCTALAAADDD, from the coding sequence ATGATGAAACGCAACACCTGGCAGCGCGAGGCCGTGCGAGAGGCGCTCGACACGACCGAGGGCTTCATCAGCGCACAGGCACTGCACTCGGCGCTGCACGCGAGCGGTTCGCCGATCGGGCTGGCGACCGTCTACCGCGCCCTCGGCGACCTGGCCTCGAGCGGCGAGGCCGATTCGCTGCAGTCGCCCGAGGGCGAGGCACTCTACCGGGCCTGCTCGACGACCGGGCACCACCATCACCTGATCTGCCGCAACTGCGGACTCACGGTCGAGATCGAGGCCACCGAGGTCGAGGCCTGGGCCAAGGGCGTCGCCGCCGAGCACGGATTCACCCAGGCGGCGCACGTCGTCGACGTGTTCGGTCTCTGCGCGAACTGCACCGCGCTCGCGGCCGCGGACGACGACTGA
- a CDS encoding quaternary amine ABC transporter ATP-binding protein, with amino-acid sequence MSDTTALEVRHLTKFFGRKPREALQRLRDGAGRDELTSLGTAAVIDADFEVRRGEIFVVMGLSGSGKSTLIRMLNGLVEPTDGSVTVMGEQITGVAPKRLRAVRRRRVSMVFQHFALLPHRTVLENAAYGLEIQGVPASERRARAERILERVGLGGWGGKLPSELSGGMQQRVGLARALAADTDILLMDEAFSALDPLIRRDMQEQLVELQQELGKTIVFITHDLNEAMFLGDRIAMMRDGRIVQIGTAEEILTDPADDYVAQFVQDVDRARVLTAGNVMEAPRAVATASAGPRAALRTMRDLQTSMVFVVGNGRRLLGVAHDRDVLRLVQRGERDLSIAISDDHPVVGVDEHLAELLGSAVESQLPLAVVDGEGRLLGAVPRVTLLAALGNVSTDTAEQAIIETPVTIPIDVITETLHRTAHSEATVADAVPAVAAGERSPA; translated from the coding sequence ATGTCCGATACGACCGCACTCGAAGTGCGCCACCTCACCAAGTTCTTCGGCCGCAAGCCACGCGAGGCCCTCCAGCGGCTGCGCGACGGCGCCGGTCGCGACGAGCTCACGTCGCTCGGCACCGCGGCGGTCATCGACGCCGACTTCGAGGTGCGCCGCGGCGAGATCTTCGTCGTCATGGGCCTCTCGGGGTCGGGCAAGTCGACGCTCATCCGCATGCTCAACGGGCTCGTCGAGCCGACCGACGGGTCGGTCACGGTGATGGGGGAGCAGATCACCGGGGTCGCGCCGAAGCGCCTTCGTGCGGTCCGCCGACGTCGGGTCTCGATGGTGTTCCAGCACTTCGCCCTGCTGCCGCACCGCACCGTGCTCGAGAACGCCGCCTACGGGCTCGAGATCCAGGGCGTCCCGGCATCCGAGCGTCGTGCCCGCGCCGAGCGGATCCTCGAGCGCGTCGGCCTCGGCGGCTGGGGCGGCAAGCTGCCGTCCGAGCTCTCCGGGGGCATGCAGCAGCGGGTGGGACTCGCCCGTGCGCTGGCCGCCGACACAGACATCCTGCTCATGGACGAGGCGTTCTCGGCGCTCGACCCGCTCATCCGCCGCGACATGCAGGAGCAGCTCGTCGAGCTGCAGCAGGAGCTCGGCAAGACGATCGTCTTCATCACCCACGACCTCAACGAGGCGATGTTCCTCGGCGATCGCATCGCGATGATGCGCGACGGTCGCATCGTGCAGATCGGCACGGCCGAGGAGATCCTCACCGACCCGGCCGACGACTACGTCGCCCAGTTCGTGCAGGACGTCGACCGGGCCCGCGTGCTCACGGCCGGCAACGTCATGGAGGCGCCGCGCGCCGTCGCGACCGCGTCCGCCGGACCGCGGGCCGCCCTGCGGACCATGCGCGACCTGCAGACCTCGATGGTCTTCGTCGTCGGCAACGGCCGGCGCCTGCTCGGCGTCGCGCACGATCGCGACGTGCTGCGGCTCGTGCAGCGCGGCGAACGCGACCTGAGCATCGCGATCAGCGACGACCACCCCGTCGTGGGCGTCGACGAGCACCTCGCCGAACTGCTGGGCAGTGCGGTCGAGAGCCAGTTGCCGCTCGCCGTCGTCGACGGCGAAGGCCGCCTCCTCGGCGCCGTGCCGCGTGTGACCCTGCTCGCTGCGCTCGGCAACGTCAGCACCGACACGGCCGAGCAGGCCATCATCGAGACTCCGGTGACGATCCCGATCGACGTGATCACCGAGACCCTGCACCGCACCGCGCACTCCGAGGCGACGGTGGCCGACGCCGTGCCCGCCGTGGCCGCGGGGGAGAGGAGCCCGGCATGA